The genomic window TCTATGATGCATGTATAGAAAGAAATAGTTGGAGTGAATAAGAGATGGATTTATGGACTCAAATCACAAGCTAACTTGCTGACAAGCTCCTCATCTTTTGACCGTACATTTTTCACAAGTCCTTGAGGAGTGGATTTAGGAGCGAGAGAAGATTTATGGTATATTTGAGACTGTATCTACTTGAAATGATGAGGTAACTACTCAGAATAGTCGATTAGTAGCTCAGAATAATGAATTAGCCATCCAAAATAGTGATTTATCTACTCGTGTTTCCCGTATGGAGAAGTTCATGTGCCTTATGATGGAGAAGATGGAGGTCAATCCATCTATCTTAGTGCAACATTCGTCTACAGTTTTAGCACCGCCTCCAGCAGCTACCCCTGTAGATGGTGATTACTGTGATGATGatcaggaggaggaggaggatggtcatttatgattttttcttttgctATGATTGGGATGATGATACTTGTCATACTTTTGTTTTGTTATGAATTTGGATATGATGAGAATGATGGCACTTATGGATATCTTTTTTTGGTTATGGACTTGGAtatgatgaggatgatgatacttgtggaacttcttttatttatagattcaaaTATATGAGAAGAATGATGTCTGTGATGATTATGATTTTCAAACAGGATTAATATGCTATATTTATGAATATGAATTTATTGTTATATGGATTATTTGTATATGATCAGGTGTATAAAAAAAATAGGATATTTCAGATTCTTTTTAATGATCGGATTTAAATattatagtaaaatatttatctcaaaaatatattttgtgaGAGATTATTTTCCCTTGAAAAGTCATTTTACGAGGGATTATTCCCTCAAAAAACTATTTAGCGAgggataattttttcaaaaatacaaaAAAGTCACTTGAAAATTCGAACAATCCCTCACTTGAAAATTTGAACAATTCCTCAAAAATACAAAAAGATTTCCTTGAAAAATCCCTCAAAAAGATTCTCTTGGAATAtccctcaaaatttttttctcgaaaAATCTCTCAGAAAGATTTCCTCAGAAAATCCGTCAGAAGTTTTCAAGGAAAAATTTTCGTCAGAAAATCCCTCAAAAAATAAATTCCCTTGAAAAATaaattctctcaaaaaaatttcaaggaaAATTTTTCTGACGACCTTATTTCCATTGAAAATCTATTGGAAATACAAAAttctgatgaattttttttctttttccctcaaAAAATCCCTCACAAATGGCCCTTTTTCTTGTAGTGCTTGATTTGATGTCAAAATTGAAGATCGACACTATTGATGAGGATATATGCCACTAAAAGAAATAGTAAAAattgaaagatagatatttttataACCACCAACCGATATATCAGGGggttcatattatatttatatattgtaaTACATGATAaagtatttaaattaaaaatcaacTGTCATGATTATTTTCTATCCATGTTAAAATACATAAATTAAAAGTCAATGAATTTTAATATTTAGATTATAGCAAAACATGatctatattattttaatcattcaaTTTTGTGTTTACATAATATTAGATTAGAAACCataatatatgattgttaatttatAGACATCTTTGATGGTATAGATTACAATCAATTATGTCAATTTTTGAAATGAATATCctcttattaatttaaaattaagagaagtagatatcctttctctctctctctctatctctctctctctctatatatatatatatatatgatttatagaaaaatcaaaagctATTTATAAAGATCTAGAGGACTCCAAAGCACAACTGTCAAAattctatcaaaataaataaataaataaataaaaagcaaagctatcagaaaaatattttttttctttattgagaCATTAACAACAAAAATCTTGACCACCCAAACACCACTAGCATtgtccaaatatatatatatagcaagagagagagagagacttgactCCAAAATAAATATGGCATTAAAATTGAAGATCCACACTATTGATGAGGATCTATGCTGCtaaaagaaattataaaaattGAAAGATAGGCATTTTTTTAACCTCCATCCTATGTATCAGGTGTTTCATATTAtacttatatattataatatatgataaagcatttaaattaaaaatcagCTTTCGTGATTATTTTCTATCCatgttaaaatatataaattaaaagtcAATAGATTTTAATCTTTAGATTATAGCAAAACATGatctatattattttaatcattcagTTTTGTATTTACATAATATTAGATTAGAAACCATAatatatgatttttaattagTGGGCATCTCTGATGGTATAGATTGCAATCAATTATGTCAATATTTGAAATGAATATCctcttattaatttaaaattgagAGAAAGTAGATATcatctctctttatatatattatttttttaaactatttatagaGATCCAGAAGACTCCAAATTAAGTAGAACCATCAGAATTctaccaaaataaataaataaataaaaagctaTCAAAACATTATTTTTCTTCCTTCATTAAGACATTGACAAtagaaatatattaattaattttattatattttaatatattaatttattttaattacatatttaattaattaataggtattaatttatttaattaattaactattttatTTAACTATGATTAGGGGTGGAATTAGGCCCAGACGGTTTGATGGGCTTCGGGCTGGTCTGAATTCGAGTCAGACTTCGGACTAGATTTGAAATAGTTCAGGCTGGGCTTAGACCTAATTATAGGGTCCATTGAAATTTCGAGCCAGACTCGGATATATCTTTAGCCCCAGAGCGGATCCGAGAGTGTCGGCCTACATTCAATCTAAAACTAGCAGTGCTCTATTCATAAAGATGTTATGATGATTGTCTGTGCGAGATGCACCtaaagaatctagagagagatgaAAGTGATGCATTTCTATTCTTATTGTTGTTGTTGCAGGGCAAGCTTGAACGGCCTGTTACATCACAAGCAATTGCTTGCAGCAATCTCATGGTTAAAGGTGTAAAGGAATTTgtaatgccttatttttcaatggcagaactaaaccttcttatttttctctttcctttgttTACTTTGTTGGATGGTCTACTTTTTATTCCTTTTTTACCTACTCAGTCGtttgtttttaaaaatattgcattACATATAAcgatagacccatcttttgactaatatacatattctacgacatctatatatttatatattttttattaatatatatctaACTTTTTTAACATTATTCTTGATCTACAGCGGATCTATCCCTAGATCCGCCAACCGATGTTGATCCTTCATCAGAGAGATCAAATATTATGTAAGATTATTAGTTAGCATCTGTAATAtatcagcagaaaaatgattcttatctagcagtatatgataaTATGTTGGTCTGCTTTTATGAACGTGGTACAAAGTTAAGGTATCCCTATTCATTCTCAGATATTATCTTTCTAAATTTGGTAAAAAACTATTCTTATTTATGCTAGTTTTTGATATgttgaattttgaaaatcatactgtCCAATGCTAATATTCCTAGGGAAGGAAAATACAAAATCATGGCATTTATACGGCTTCAATGCAACCTTTCCGGTTACAACCCAAATTTGCATCATTGCTTATATGGCCTGGTATGAGAATCTAAGACACTATATGTCTTCTAGATTTAGAATTTTTAATGCAATATATCTTGATCTCCTAATTTAGTTTAAGTGTTATATCTCTGGTGGGATGCTGATCTCATTATGCTTGCTCTTGCTAGTCATAAAATTTACTTCTCCATTTTGCGAAAAGTTAATTTATAATATCTTTCTTTTAATTACTAGAGAGATAGTATTTTTTTGTTGTGTATCTGTAGGAGCACAATCTAATATCTGACCATATTAAGTTTCAAATTTCTGACTATACTCATCTAGCAGGATTGGTTCTTATATTTTGTACCTTTCTGTTGGATGCTTGGACCTGTACTCAAATCAAATTCCATTCTCCAGTCTTATTAGAGTTGTGGTTAAAATATATGCAAATAAGTTTGTACTAATCCATATTGACAAAATGATGATGACGCTATCACCTAATCAGTTGTTACTAAAAATCACAGTAAGATATATGTTTCTATAGTTTTTGTTAAATTCTGTCATGTTTCTTGCTGCAGCACTACTATATATGATAGTGCTATCATTTTGTGCAACAAATTATCTAGGATATACTAATTGAAAGCCATTacttggatatgattagatctagTAATGAAGCTATGATTGAAAGCTACCACAATCTGAGCCTTTAGTTGATGCAAGCAGTCATGGTAATATttgtcttaaaattttattttgtttgctAACTTTTACTTATGAATAATGTCTAATTGTCTAGTTTATGTTATTTATCTTGGTAATGGTTCTAcaattggaaagaaaaaagattggAGAAAAGATAAAGGAGTTAAACCTGGATATGATacaaagttaaaaatttttgataaaagataattatttgaaatttattttacatggttactaaaatcttaaaatttttttatttgatatgaatCTACTATTATTTTTGCTTAAGACTGTATGTTTGATAATTTTGTTACTAACAGTACATACTTACCTTAATTATgtcataattaattataattttaagataattacACCAGCAGCATGCTATGAGATTAGCAATCTATTTCACTAAAATATCAATGGGCCGTGGACTACTTTTAATCTATACCCAGGAAAAGGATTCGGCCACAACTTTGATTCTCCAGTAGCTCGATATTCTTTAGCGTCCTCATAGATCTCGACGTCTAAGACTTGGAGCGATGCACACgtggaggaggtcgtgcagaggtTTCTGAATCAGTGACCTTAGAGCTTTTAGGATGTCATTCACAATACGATCGTAGAGATTCTCCAAGATCCACAGCTGCACGACCCGCTGAGCTCGTTGTCTCaaccatcacatcagataattttattagtaaactcttttacttgttttaagttttcatacttagaagcttcatatattaaGATTTGAGTCAGGGAAGGAGATCTaggggctaaaaattcaatctaatcatCCAATTAATGGATCGAGGGTATCTATAGCTTTATATCATCAAATGGAATGTGTAGGAATAATTTGTTCAAAAATCGAAGGAGTGTATCGAAAGATATTCCTccatatcgaaacttattaataagcTTTTATTTTTCTTCGTTTCAGAATGCTGggacatccggctctcatccaccagctgctGGAGAGGAGTAGGAGGATGACAAGGATGATTtggactgatttttttttattttgatgtattatatttttttatactacgtataaaattatttaatttatattttaatataatataattaattttttatttatgattgtcatataatcttgagattttaattataatagatgttaggaaccataattgattgtgattaattaaaatagggtttaaaaaatattattataatttttttaaaaaaaattaattattatcgACGATTTTAGCAACGGTTTAACCATCGctaataacaaaatattattacaaattttaaaaaaaataaaattaaatattaccgACGGCATTAGCGATGGCGTTAGTCATctgtaataattattagcgacgacattAGCGATAAAAAAGTCGTTACTaattatgtttaaattttttaaattttatttaaaaataaaaaaataaatagcgatGGAATATGGCTGTCGCTAATACTGtcactaataccatcgctaatactgtcactaatattatttattaacgaCTGctgtaaaatttattattaataatgataattaataattaagattTTTTCGATTATCAATTAGCGACAGAACGCCATCGCTggtagtattagcgatggtaaaataGCTGTTAGTGACAATGATtggtcatcactaataatctaattTCTTGTGACGACTCTAAAATAGAACTATCAGTattctattaaaataaataaataaataaataattatttaaatatatatatatatatatttttttttttttttcttcgccAAGATATTGATAACAAAAATCTCGACCGCCCAGACACCACCAGCATTATCCAAATATAACTCTAACCCTTTGGACCGGAAAATCAAGGTTGCCGCTTTTATTTACTAATAGTAATACTGCAGCAGCCAGAGCCTATCAACTTGCTGACTTATATCTTCATTTCAAGAACTCAAGCCGGAGCCCACCCACCTTCACCTTTCCCTTCCCCTGCCTCGGAACCAGCGTGACGAGCACACTATCGTCTGCCTCGGCCCTGAGGTCCTCCAGCAAGTCCGTTATCCCCAGTCGCAGCGCCGTCctcaccttcttctccttcttgctgCGAATGTTTTTGTGAGGCACGTTGACGAAGCTCCCGGCAAACTCAGTTGACCCAGGGTCAACCCCTTCCTCCTCCGGCGTGTTAATGTACACGTCGAACTTGATGAACATGTCGGGGTCGAACTCGATCCCCTCGACCACCAGGACCTCCTCCTCGTCCTCTTTCTCCTTCCTGCTCCTCGACACCTTGGGCCGCCTCACCGTCGCACTCACTGACGAGTCCAAGGTCACCGGGAACGTCGCCTCTGTGACGGCTCGTGGTGATCTTGCCCCCTTCTTCGCCACCGCAGTACCCTTGGGAGTGGGTCGAGTTTTCAGCCAAGGGATCTCGACATCTTGGTAGGTGTAGCGGAGCCTCTGAGTATCCAGACAATCCTCAATTTTGACTCGAACTAGGTCGGCGTTCTCGTCGTAGAAGAGAAAGGAGCAATTGAGCCAGTCCTTGTCTTCGAAGTCCTTGTGCTTTCCACCGAGCATCTTCCACACATACCACATGCGATCGATGTTGGAGTGGTGGGCGTAGAAGATGGGATCACGGGCAGCTGAGTAAAAAGTGCCCATGTCCTCTCCATTTGGCTGGTTCCTATCACCAGTCCATACATGGACGGTGTTGTGCGGCACGTCCTCGATCGAGCCTAAGCCAGGATCTGGCTGGTCCCCGGCGCGGTAGGGGGATCCCATGAACAGTTGTGCTGTCTTCCCATTAGTGATCACTTGGCGATACATTATCTTTAAGTTGTAGTCGATTTGCTGGTCGTGGGTGAAGGATGGGTCCTGCCCGTCGAAGTCGAAGTCGACGAGGTACGGTGGCTGGTGCTTGGCGTCACGAATCTTGTGATATAGCGACGAAGAAGGGTCGGTATAGATGGAAGGCATTTGCATGCCAGCGGGTGCATCCCAATTCCAGAAGGGAACCGCGAAGGTCTCGTCGCCAATGAGCTTGCCGAGTATTTTCTCATGGAAGTAGAGGAAGAACCGGTGCCAGGGGAAAAAGAGCCAGGAATTGTGGATCTGGAGGTTGAGGTCAGGGAAGCCGATCTGCTCGTAAAAGCCATCACAGTAGGCGCAGTGGACGTTAGCCTGTTGGGTGAAGTTACGTGGGTCGTCGGCCGGCAAGGCCTTCATGAGCTCCACGGCCTTGGCATACTTTGCCAAGTACTCTGAGTCAACTACGTGGGCGGCAGAGCGGATGCGAAGGGGGTCGGAGCGTGGCGGGAGCTTGAAGTCGATGATTTTGGAGGTGGTTGGTGGGCAGCAGTCAGTAGCTGTTGCGCCGGATGGGAGGTTGGAGGGGCCACATTTGGAAATGTCCGGGGCTTCAATGGGGAGTCCGAGGGCCTTGCGGTTGACTCCAAGTCCGGCGGCAGCTCCGTAGAGCCCACCAAGGCCGATGAGCATATCACGGCGGTCGAGCTTGCCTGAAGATCCTATGGCCTCCGTGGTGGGCATGGGCTTCTCATGTTCATCCCTTGTTGCTTTGCATGAGATTCTGGGATGGACGTGAGATGTCTTAAAGGAAAGAGAGACCCGAGGCCTCTGTGGATAGAAGGGGCATGCAAAGGAGCTAGGGCAGGTGGAGAGGGAGCAGGAAGATAAATTTGGTTGAGGGAGGCCTGCCATTGGGAATTTCTGGTTCTAGCACTTGCAATAACAGAGGGAAGCATGTGGTCGATTTATAGCGCGGAACGggaaaaaatattcattgcaactATGATACCACGTCAAATCTAtaataaatccataaaaatttttatattttattgattactgtatattttatcaatttttatagaTATTATGGTGTAGAGAGAACTTATTTAGTTccacatcggttatgagtcaagaaaaaatatgatttatatgGATTGAAATCTTTTTTTCTAACATAAGACTCTAAATAATCAAAATTCATTGAAACTTAAAGATGATAAAAAATCTattgtaataaaaaattatttacgaaatTAATATTTATGTTAGACTTTGATTGGTTCTGGTAAGTGCATAGAGttttaaaagtaattttttttattaaaaatatactaaaaaattGTGAGAGAGTAGTTTTCTGAAAGAAACATTTGTTCAAAAAGCCTTTGGAAGGAGCATGGAGCCAGGGAGGGGGCCGCAAATCAATTTGGTTTAGGGGGGCCTGCCATTACTTGGTAATTTCATTTTTTAGCACGTGCATTGACAAGGAGAAGCCACGTGTTAGtatttttttgtctttttgtGTCTCGTGAGGTTGTACAGCTGGCTTGAAAACGTAATTTTAACTAAAGATGTACGGAAAGGAGCACGTATTAATAAGAAAGAGACAAAAACAATAAAGGCAGTGTTTTTTCTTCCGTAAAAATATCACAGGTTACGGGTGAAAATCTGATCCGGACTCGAATGTATGGGTAGATTCTAATCATAACTGACCCATATATCGACCACAGTTCCATACGCCGACTCAATCTGTACATAAATTTTTaacttcatcaccaatatttttatTTCTGAATTATTAATTCATGATTGATTCATTGATTCTAACATTGACGATCGATCTCATCTCTACCCCATCTCCATACACATCATATTACTGCTATACACATCGAccattattttcatcatcaaagtGATCTTTGAGAATCAGATACTGATCCAAATTTTTGAGTTCCGACCCCCACATAGGTTCCAACATCAGCATCTAACACTAATCCTCATCTTCAATGATACACATGGCAAGCCGTTGAGCCACAGTCCCTCCAACCCCTACTTCCATCGTCATATTTGAAAAGGTTGACAAGAAATCTCCATACAATCTCGTCAAATCATGCCGTCATTGGAAGCAGCTAGTTACATGCTAGATAAGGTAGCTATAACTGCTCAATATCGAGAAATCAGATCAAATATCTCGGGATAGCACATCCAAAGAAGTCAGAACAACTTTTAATTCTTCTCTCTTCCATaaatagagataattaggagaccgTCAAGGTACGCAACTCTCttatatgatcctcttatttATTCTACCAATTTCTAACTTAAACATCGAAGGTTCCTACTGGAACCAACTTTGGTTAGAGATTTATTTTGCAAGTCCGATCACCATCATCTTAGTCGAATGCTGCCTCACTCTAGCTAATCTAGCCTAAGTCGGGATCAACAGTGATAGATTGGTGCTAAAGTAAAGGCCAAACCTATTTTTAGGAAGGAGTACACAATCTATTGCCATGATGCCATGAAGAATATCCTCAAGACATTCCAATACCATGATAGACTGGTCGACTAAAAATCCGATTGGGAGTCACACTTCGACTCAATGGCTGGAGGCACCTTCACAACCCCCTCCACCCGCTGCAAGGGTAAGCCAGAACTAGTTTAATATTTTGATCACCCAAGTATAGGTGCTGACTGCGGTGGTTGACGTCATGCAACAACTGAATCTGACGCAGGAGGCACCCCAACAACAACCTTCTCAATCTCCATCATGAAGTCTAAATTGGGATAGGCAGATATGACCGAGCCAGTCCGGACATCCTGAGCAAAGGAGACACTCGCCAACCCTTACTCCAAAAAGGGATCTACCCCAGGTTGATCCCCATCCCGCCACATAAAAAGCTATGTGGTTCGTGATGCTGATGTGGATTGTAGGTTTCAAGAGATAAATCAATGGATCGAGATATTACAACATCAAGCCATGGATCGGCTCGAATCAGTCGACTTCCACATCAACCTGCCTTTTAGTGACAAGATCATATAGGAGCCATTGTCTGTCAAGTTTAAAATGTTGCAATTGGAGAATTACGATAAGTCAATAGACCCAATGAACTACTTAGAGAGCTTTAACGCTCTCATGCTCTTTCATGGAGCAACCAATTGATAAACACATGAATTAGAATAATaaagatattaaatattatattatttaattttttattatggagaatttgatatttttgatctattttttaagTAAATTGTAGATTGAATCCATTAAAATCCAAATTGGCTAGATCTCAACTCAAGTGAACTAAgagaaattattaaaaatttaatcacACATCAAATCTATGTCCAAGCTCAAGTTTGTCATATATTTTAGAATCTATATGCTTTATGGGAGAAATCGAAATGCAACGAAATGTGGCATGTGGCGGAACCCACCTCATGGGGACACCAGCGGTGCATGAAAAGGAGGAAAGAAGAAGGATCCAGCGTCAAAAGGGAGATGGGTATTTGGCATGGCTCACACAAGACAAAAATAAAATGGGTATTTAATGTAGAGGGGACCATGTGCTGTGCATTAATTGCATGAAATAGGCTTGCTGGGAGAGTCCTTTtcgtaaataatataaaaaaaaatatatttatataaataatataaattctaacttatttatcaaaataatataaaaaaaatatcattttgaatagtattttttTCCTGCCACGCCATCCATATTTTTTCACATTggcatcatccaaaaaaaaaaaaatagaaaacaccattcaaaatgacgttttctattttttttcaaaaaaaaaaaatcagaaaagaatgagaaaaaattaaattttaaaattttaaatttaataaataaattaaaattttaattttgaataaaatttaaaatataaaaatttaaatttttaattcaaataaaaaagataattttagatgatttttttcttttcaaattaatttttttaaaaaaatatctaaacaaaaatcttaaaaatttaaaaaattaaaaatatcatagaaaaaaaaagaaatatgaaagaaataaaaattataaatttaaatttaaaaaaataaaaaatttaaatttaattcaaaaatatcatttcaaattcttgccaaaaatgttcaaaaaaataaaaaaataaaaagtgtcattaaaaaataaaaaattaaaaaaattagaaaaaaataagaattataatttgaaatttaaaagaaataaaatttttaaacctaattaaaataaaaaaataatttcaaattactttctcaaattcaaattaatttatttaaaaaatattctaaataaataaaaaatagactaaaaaatatcataaaaacagaaagaaatgagaaaaatagaaaaattatataattataaatttgaataaaaaaattaaatttttaatttgaattaaattttgataaaaaaataaatgacataaaaaaatgaaaaaatgaggaaaaaatgtgaaaaaaaagaaatttataaattaaactttaaaaaataagaattttaactttaattcaaataaaaaatatcatttcaaattacgttgtccatttcaaataatttttttaaaaaattatcttaaaaaaagaataaaatattgtaaaaaaataaaaaataccctaaaaaagaaaaaaaggaaaaaaatagaattgaaaaaaaataaaaattctaattctaattgaaaaaaaattataattttcaattttaagaaataaaaattgtaattataattgaaataaaaaatatcattttaaataactaaattaatttaaatttaattatttaaaaaatattttaaataaagaaaaaaaatacgtaatagaatgcaaaaaagataaaaatagaagaaaactaaaattataattttaaattataaaaattttaaattgaatttcaaaaaaaatattataaaagaagtaaataaaagaggaaaaaatggtaataaaatagaaattataattataaattaaaaaaaaatttaatttaatttaaattaaaaattatcattcaaattactatcctcattatttaattaattttatttattaaaaaataacaaaaaaataattaaagaaattaagaaaaaaatttaaaaaaaccaaaaaaatgaaaagagaaaaaaaaagagaaaatgccaaagggaatggtgttttctcctttccccctcttcttctctccttctcccttctccctcttctcccttctcccttctcccttctccctcttctccctcttctccggtgtctctccggcggcacggcggcacggcggcgagctcTCGACagtggtgagctgcctcctctctctccctcttc from Elaeis guineensis isolate ETL-2024a chromosome 4, EG11, whole genome shotgun sequence includes these protein-coding regions:
- the LOC105036082 gene encoding polyphenol oxidase, chloroplastic-like, with amino-acid sequence MAGLPQPNLSSCSLSTCPSSFACPFYPQRPRVSLSFKTSHVHPRISCKATRDEHEKPMPTTEAIGSSGKLDRRDMLIGLGGLYGAAAGLGVNRKALGLPIEAPDISKCGPSNLPSGATATDCCPPTTSKIIDFKLPPRSDPLRIRSAAHVVDSEYLAKYAKAVELMKALPADDPRNFTQQANVHCAYCDGFYEQIGFPDLNLQIHNSWLFFPWHRFFLYFHEKILGKLIGDETFAVPFWNWDAPAGMQMPSIYTDPSSSLYHKIRDAKHQPPYLVDFDFDGQDPSFTHDQQIDYNLKIMYRQVITNGKTAQLFMGSPYRAGDQPDPGLGSIEDVPHNTVHVWTGDRNQPNGEDMGTFYSAARDPIFYAHHSNIDRMWYVWKMLGGKHKDFEDKDWLNCSFLFYDENADLVRVKIEDCLDTQRLRYTYQDVEIPWLKTRPTPKGTAVAKKGARSPRAVTEATFPVTLDSSVSATVRRPKVSRSRKEKEDEEEVLVVEGIEFDPDMFIKFDVYINTPEEEGVDPGSTEFAGSFVNVPHKNIRSKKEKKVRTALRLGITDLLEDLRAEADDSVLVTLVPRQGKGKVKVGGLRLEFLK